From a single Saimiri boliviensis isolate mSaiBol1 chromosome 7, mSaiBol1.pri, whole genome shotgun sequence genomic region:
- the MYF6 gene encoding myogenic factor 6, translated as MMMDLFETGSYFFYLDGENVTLQPLEVAEGSPLYPGSDGTLSPCQDQMPPEAGSDSSGEEHVLAPPGLQPPHCPGQCLIWACKTCKRKSAPTDRRKAATLRERRRLKKINEAFEALKRRTVANPNQRLPKVEILRSAISYIERLQDLLHRLDQQEKMQELGVDAFSYRPKQENLEGADFLRTCSSQWPSVSDHSRGLVITAKEGGASTDSSASSSLRCLSSIVDSISSEERKLPCVEEVVEK; from the exons ATGATGATGGACCTTTTTGAAACTGGCTCCTATTTCTTCTACTTGGATGGGGAAAATGTTACTCTGCAGCCATTAGAAGTGGCAGAAGGCTCTCCTTTGTATCCAGGGAGTGATGGTACCCTGTCCCCCTGCCAAGACCAAATGCCCCCAGAAGCAGGGAGCGACAGCAGCGGAGAGGAACATGTCCTAGCGCCCCCGGGCCTGCAGCCTCCCCACTGCCCCGGCCAGTGTCTGATCTGGGCTTGCAAGACCTGCAAGAGAAAATCTGCCCCCACTGACCGGCGAAAAGCCGCCACCCTGCGCGAAAGGAGGAGGCTAAAGAAAATCAACGAGGCCTTCGAGGCACTGAAGCGGCGGACTGTGGCCAACCCCAACCAGAGGCTGCCCAAGGTGGAGATTCTGCGGAGCGCCATCAGCTACATTGAGCGGCTGCAGGACCTGCTGCACCGGCTGGATCAGCAGGAGAAAATGCAGGAACTTGGGGTGGACGCCTTCAGCTACAGACCCAAGCAAGAAAAT CTTGAGGGTGCGGATTTCCTGCGCACCTGCAGCTCCCAGTGGCCAAGTGTTTCCGATCATTCCAGGGGGCTCGTGATAACGGCTAAGGAAG GAGGAGCAAGTACTGATTCGTCAGCCTCGAGTAGCCTTCGATGTCTTTCTTCCATCGTGGACAGTATTTCCTCGGAGGAACGCAAACTCCCCTGcgtggaggaggtggtggagaaGTAA